In the Geobacter sp. FeAm09 genome, one interval contains:
- a CDS encoding cytochrome c, which translates to MKEEVLKNGIFTNVTIITLQLVTNERVYKMNSSKMPFLIVLLVAVMMIAGCGEDKTIYENGSTGSSTTTPDTPTTPTDTTLDGPTLFQTYCSKCHKTTGDPYGIKWSTLTSIPANMQFELSDAQLKALVTYFGTLQ; encoded by the coding sequence TTGAAAGAGGAGGTGTTGAAAAACGGTATTTTTACAAATGTTACGATTATTACGTTGCAACTAGTTACTAACGAAAGGGTTTATAAAATGAATTCAAGCAAAATGCCGTTTCTGATAGTGCTGCTGGTAGCCGTGATGATGATTGCCGGTTGTGGCGAAGACAAAACTATTTATGAGAACGGAAGCACCGGCTCCTCAACCACGACACCGGATACCCCCACGACACCGACTGACACTACTCTTGATGGGCCCACATTGTTCCAGACATACTGCAGCAAATGCCACAAAACGACAGGTGACCCCTACGGCATAAAGTGGTCAACGCTAACGTCGATCCCGGCCAACATGCAGTTTGAGCTGAGTGATGCGCAGTTGAAAGCGCTCGTAACGTATTTCGGAACTCTGCAATAA
- a CDS encoding FAD-binding protein, with amino-acid sequence MDEHNKEKTINIEMSRRGFLKAGGAAVGTAVLGGMVAGCGDNVTRVVQTPSTQSAGSMQTTDPSKAVWPVLEELEVTAAGSGTSAFVTTTIPDSAIVKTYNVDVVVCGLGPAGDAAALSCAERGLKTVAVEKRASGNYNSATIGGTTSKLHKHWGMTYDTDAWMSDAMLDNAFQGDMELFRHWLDNNGEAVDWYISHFDNKSLDSYPLTFAAGDFPNFRDQWDKTSLSRSWNTSLNLPYKPSDLAGIVAGFITAAGGEIRYKCPACQLVTSGGKVTGVIVKSDQGYEKYNCAKGVVLATGGYEFNLQMLKERCRPRSVPRHWLTTATGNTGDGHLMGLAVGAAEDEYPHSIMLDPEQLMPFLRVNKLGKRFTPEYEPYGHLALAIQAQPGAYDYYIVDSAIATKIDKIWTPSSSCYAPKSVWVGAATSSAAIKADTLGDLAVMMGVPQDAFVATIKRWNEMAAAGKDSDFNFPGNMMMTIDSPPYYATKEFSDGLCTASGLIVDTNSRVLDKSRSPIDGLYAIGLTSGGMFYNTYPHNLNCLSHTRNCMSGYLVGKYLAAL; translated from the coding sequence ATGGATGAGCACAACAAAGAGAAAACGATAAACATCGAGATGTCCCGCCGCGGCTTTTTGAAGGCCGGAGGCGCTGCCGTGGGAACGGCGGTTTTGGGCGGGATGGTCGCCGGATGCGGGGATAATGTCACCAGGGTCGTCCAGACCCCCAGCACCCAATCCGCAGGCTCGATGCAGACGACCGATCCGTCGAAGGCGGTATGGCCCGTCCTTGAGGAGCTCGAAGTCACAGCCGCCGGAAGCGGCACGAGCGCTTTCGTCACCACCACCATCCCCGACAGTGCTATCGTGAAAACCTACAATGTGGATGTGGTCGTCTGCGGCCTCGGCCCCGCCGGTGACGCCGCGGCACTCTCCTGCGCCGAGCGCGGCCTGAAGACCGTTGCCGTGGAGAAGCGTGCATCCGGCAATTACAACTCCGCCACCATCGGGGGCACCACCTCGAAGCTTCACAAGCATTGGGGCATGACCTATGACACGGATGCCTGGATGTCCGACGCCATGCTGGACAATGCCTTCCAGGGCGACATGGAGCTTTTCCGCCATTGGCTCGACAACAACGGGGAAGCCGTGGACTGGTATATCAGCCACTTCGACAACAAGAGTCTCGACTCCTATCCGTTGACGTTCGCTGCGGGCGATTTCCCGAATTTCCGCGACCAATGGGACAAGACCTCGTTGAGCCGGTCGTGGAACACCTCCCTCAACCTGCCCTACAAGCCCTCCGACCTGGCCGGTATCGTTGCCGGGTTCATCACGGCGGCCGGGGGGGAGATCCGATACAAGTGCCCGGCCTGTCAGCTTGTCACCTCCGGCGGCAAGGTCACCGGGGTTATCGTCAAGAGTGATCAGGGGTATGAGAAGTACAACTGCGCCAAGGGGGTTGTCCTCGCGACCGGCGGCTATGAGTTCAATCTTCAGATGCTCAAGGAGCGTTGCCGTCCGCGAAGCGTCCCGCGGCATTGGCTCACCACCGCAACGGGCAACACCGGCGATGGCCATCTGATGGGGCTCGCCGTCGGCGCTGCCGAAGACGAGTACCCCCATTCGATCATGCTCGATCCCGAGCAGCTCATGCCCTTCCTGCGCGTGAACAAGCTGGGGAAACGCTTCACTCCCGAGTATGAGCCGTATGGCCACCTGGCGCTCGCCATCCAGGCTCAGCCCGGAGCCTATGATTATTACATCGTCGACAGTGCCATCGCCACCAAGATCGATAAAATCTGGACCCCTTCGTCATCGTGCTATGCTCCAAAAAGCGTCTGGGTCGGTGCCGCGACCAGCAGCGCCGCCATCAAGGCGGACACGCTCGGAGATCTTGCCGTCATGATGGGGGTCCCTCAGGACGCTTTCGTTGCCACCATCAAGCGGTGGAACGAGATGGCGGCGGCCGGGAAGGACAGCGATTTCAATTTTCCCGGGAATATGATGATGACCATTGACTCGCCTCCCTACTATGCGACGAAAGAGTTCTCAGATGGGCTCTGCACTGCCAGCGGGCTCATCGTCGACACCAACAGCCGGGTGCTCGACAAGAGCCGTTCCCCCATCGACGGGCTCTACGCCATAGGCCTTACCTCGGGCGGCATGTTCTACAACACCTATCCCCACAATCTCAACTGTTTGAGCCATACGCGCAACTGCATGTCGGGGTATCTGGTGGGCAAGTACCTCGCAGCGCTCTAG
- the dapF gene encoding diaminopimelate epimerase has protein sequence MKFTKMQGAGNDYVYVNCFEETVADPRQTAIQVANRNFGIGSDGLILIMPSDKADVRMRMFNSDGSESEMCGNGIRCVAKYAYDHGIVAKTEITAETGAGILTLQLVPGDDGTIAKVRVNMGPPRLTRGEIPMTGDAAARVIAEPLTVLDRTFSITCASMGNPHCVIFVDDVENFPVSTYGPLIENHELFPRRTNVEFVQIFSRTEVRQRTWERGAGETLACGTGSSAVTAACVLNGLTEKKILNHLSGGDLEMEWAEDGTIYMTGPAVEVFSGEIKL, from the coding sequence ATGAAATTCACCAAAATGCAGGGCGCCGGCAATGATTACGTCTATGTGAACTGCTTCGAGGAGACGGTTGCCGACCCCCGGCAGACGGCCATACAGGTTGCCAACCGCAACTTCGGCATCGGCTCGGACGGGCTCATCCTGATCATGCCCTCGGACAAGGCCGACGTGCGCATGCGGATGTTCAATTCCGACGGCTCCGAGTCCGAGATGTGCGGCAACGGCATCCGCTGCGTGGCAAAATACGCCTACGACCATGGCATCGTTGCGAAAACCGAGATCACCGCCGAAACCGGGGCCGGCATCCTGACCCTGCAACTGGTGCCGGGCGACGACGGCACGATAGCCAAGGTCCGCGTCAACATGGGTCCGCCGCGGCTGACCAGGGGCGAGATCCCCATGACCGGCGATGCCGCCGCCCGGGTGATCGCTGAGCCGCTCACGGTCCTCGACCGCACCTTTTCGATCACCTGCGCCTCCATGGGCAACCCCCACTGCGTGATCTTCGTGGACGATGTGGAGAACTTCCCGGTTTCCACCTATGGGCCGCTGATCGAGAACCACGAACTGTTCCCGCGCCGCACCAATGTGGAGTTCGTCCAGATTTTCTCGCGCACCGAGGTCCGCCAGCGGACCTGGGAGCGGGGCGCCGGCGAAACCCTGGCCTGCGGCACCGGCTCCAGCGCCGTGACCGCGGCATGCGTGTTGAACGGCCTGACCGAGAAAAAGATCCTCAACCACCTTTCGGGGGGCGACCTGGAGATGGAGTGGGCCGAGGACGGCACCATCTACATGACCGGCCCGGCGGTCGAGGTGTTCAGCGGCGAGATCAAACTGTAG
- a CDS encoding twin-arginine translocase TatA/TatE family subunit, whose protein sequence is MFGFGVPELLIIGAILMLIFGVGKLPELGSSFGKAISNFRKAADGRDQIEINPKAES, encoded by the coding sequence ATGTTTGGTTTCGGTGTGCCCGAGCTGCTGATTATCGGGGCAATCCTGATGTTGATATTTGGTGTGGGAAAGCTGCCGGAACTGGGCAGTTCGTTCGGCAAGGCGATCAGCAATTTCCGAAAAGCCGCCGACGGCAGAGATCAGATCGAGATCAACCCCAAGGCGGAGAGCTGA
- a CDS encoding sigma 54-interacting transcriptional regulator: MVIDKNKFFREATLAICSSLHITTALEGVFSHLSSHMPLDQLILGTFDDTIRSLRPIAFVANGHRAAPPQPLTAQDGLWEWGLSRREPFIISHTAHDPSIRAIARSIGRDDDSDLVLPLRIANECIGVLTLRAQGRDRYTSEHLDLLSSVAEPFAIALSNALAHRMLLKQRDQLIDDNSFLQNEVLSRAGDEIIGGNSGLRNVMDLVHQVAPQKTTVLLYGETGTGKEVIANAIHAASPRRNGPFIKLNCGAIAENLIDDELFGHEKGAFTGAHAVKRGRFERANGGTLFLDEIGELPLLSQVRLLRVLQSRLISRVGGEKAIPVDVRVITATNRDLKRMVAEGSFREDLWFRLCLFPITIPPLRERRNDIPALVRHFVGQKSRELGISVPSPIVPGAMERLTNYAWPGNVRELENLVERELICYRGGTLRFDGLAFEEKCREEPSLVEPLDEAYPLDLDEAMRVHFRRALKMTNGKIHGAGGAAELLGIHPNTLTARMQKLGMAYGRQKSPAYRHIQEP, from the coding sequence GTGGTGATTGACAAAAATAAATTTTTCCGGGAAGCAACCCTCGCAATTTGCAGCAGCCTTCATATCACTACGGCCCTGGAAGGGGTATTCAGCCACCTGAGCAGTCACATGCCGTTGGACCAACTGATCCTCGGCACCTTTGACGACACCATTAGATCGCTTCGGCCAATAGCCTTTGTCGCCAACGGGCATCGTGCCGCCCCTCCGCAACCGCTTACCGCTCAGGACGGCCTCTGGGAATGGGGCTTGTCGCGACGGGAGCCATTCATCATCTCGCACACCGCCCATGACCCCTCCATCCGTGCCATTGCCCGATCCATCGGGAGAGATGACGATTCCGACCTGGTCCTGCCGCTGAGAATCGCCAACGAATGCATCGGGGTTCTGACACTTCGCGCCCAGGGGAGAGACCGCTATACCTCGGAACACCTTGACCTGCTGTCAAGTGTGGCCGAGCCGTTTGCCATCGCCCTCTCCAATGCCTTGGCCCACAGAATGCTGCTCAAGCAACGCGACCAGCTCATCGACGACAACAGCTTTCTGCAAAATGAAGTTCTTTCCCGGGCAGGCGACGAGATCATCGGCGGCAACTCCGGGCTGCGCAACGTGATGGATCTGGTGCACCAAGTGGCGCCCCAGAAGACCACCGTCCTGCTCTACGGCGAAACGGGGACCGGCAAGGAGGTGATCGCCAATGCGATCCATGCCGCCTCGCCACGCCGTAACGGCCCCTTCATCAAGCTCAACTGCGGCGCCATCGCGGAGAACCTCATCGACGACGAGCTGTTCGGCCACGAAAAGGGGGCCTTCACCGGTGCTCACGCCGTGAAGCGGGGGCGTTTCGAACGCGCCAACGGCGGCACGCTGTTCCTGGACGAAATCGGCGAATTGCCGCTCTTGAGCCAGGTGCGGCTGCTGCGGGTGCTGCAGAGCAGGTTGATCAGCCGCGTGGGCGGGGAGAAGGCCATTCCGGTTGACGTACGGGTCATCACCGCAACCAACCGGGATTTGAAACGGATGGTAGCCGAGGGGAGTTTCCGGGAGGACCTGTGGTTCCGGTTGTGCCTGTTCCCCATCACGATCCCCCCTTTGCGGGAACGGCGTAACGACATTCCGGCACTGGTCCGGCATTTTGTGGGGCAGAAGAGCCGCGAGTTGGGGATCAGCGTGCCGTCTCCCATTGTGCCGGGCGCTATGGAACGCCTGACGAACTATGCATGGCCGGGCAATGTGCGTGAGTTGGAGAACCTGGTGGAACGGGAACTGATCTGTTATCGCGGCGGCACGCTGCGCTTCGACGGCCTGGCGTTCGAGGAGAAATGCCGCGAGGAGCCGAGCCTCGTCGAGCCGCTTGACGAAGCATATCCCCTGGATCTCGACGAGGCGATGAGAGTACACTTCAGGCGGGCGCTGAAAATGACCAACGGCAAGATTCACGGGGCGGGCG